tcggtattgcggttgacttgagtgtcccgcCTTATCTGCGTGCGTAATTatggtgaggcggagtctgcccccagacgtcgggctaggcggagccagccctcggacgtcgggcgaggcggagcctaccccctgacatcaagcgaggcggagccagccctcggacgtcgagcgaggcggagcctgcccccagacgtcgggcgaggtggatcctgcccccagacatcggacgaggcggagtccagccctcgggggtcgggcgaggcggagccagccctcgaacatcgggcgaggcggagtctgcccccagacgtcgggcgaggcggagtccagcccacaggggtcgggcgaggcggagccaaccttcggtcgttggacaagaagtgtagttgtgttcttgtctgttcggaagcatcaacatttgatggttattagctcctcctctttgggtaccccagtactaggtctccgacacTCTTCCATGATGCGAAGAACACAAGCTGTTAAGATATTTGCCTAAAATGAAACCATGATCCCAAAATAGCCTATTGGATTCCAGCTTTACTGTTACCCACCAAAAGCTTCATTGCATTTCACTTCCTCACTACTAGAGAAATCAGTATCTGTCGTGTCATCAGACAAGCGTCCATGCATACTGCCGTTTAAGCAACAATCTTGTTCAACTGGACATATGTCATATTCTGACTCTAGTAGGGAATGAGTTCGAATCATATTTAGCTCCATGACGCTCATTAATGATCTAACCTTGGCTAGTTCTGGCCAGCGTTTTGCTGATATATACATGTTTGCAATCAATTTGTAGTGACCGGGGTTGTTTGTCCTCATGGCCAGCATCCTCTTTGCAGCTCGATCCCGAACTTCTGTTTTTCCATGGATCCTGCAAACCTCAATTAAAGTTGCCAACATCGCAGCAGTTGGCTGGAATGGCATCTTGTTAATTATCTCCTCAGCCATACTCAGCAAACCCTCACGGCAGTACAAATCAACCATGCAAGAAAAATGCTCCACCCTTGGTGcaatgcaaaacacatcaaaCATCTCAGCAAATCGTAGCTGCCCTTGAGTTACCAGCCCAGAGTGGCTGCAGGCTGAAAGAACAGCAACCATAGTTACATGGTCCACCTTGATATTGTTGGCGATCATTTCATCAAAGAGCTTCAGTGATAGATGCCCTTCTCTTTGCATTCCATAGCCCAAAATCAATGAAGTATAGGCGTGCCTGTCTTGACATTGCATCTGATCAAACACTCTCTGAGCAGCTGTCATCTGTCTAGACTTTGAGTACATATCGACAAGTGAGTTCTGCAGTATGTTAGAGGCACCGAGTCCATGCTTGAAAATGTAGCAGTGCATCTCCCTTCCGTGACAGAGGTGTCCAAAACGTGCACTAAGTGAAAGCATAGTTAACAGAGTAACATCATTTGGAAAGGCAGAGGAATAAATCATCTCTCTGAAAAGAAAAATAGTTAAcagagtaaccttgttagtcacattgcttagtttatgtcgctaagtatttgcgctctctaatttgacattggttgccttgttattgagtattgctagtgagtttagttagctttgtgtttttgcttacaagcatgtgtaggagctccctcattgcataaagtactagtggcataggtttgtgtggccttacttctagaattggttaggtgagctctaactagcccggcacctttgttgcttaattaggatctttgcaaagtgctagagaacatagatagaggggtatagtctcggctagaccgattgttataattctgtatttgtttcggttagccggcgcgattagattttagaaacgactattcacccccctctagtcgccatctcgaccttacacacACCGAGACAATGCAGCAGAAGGTGAGGAGGAGACATGCAACACCCGATATGCTTTTGAAATATCCAAATGCAatagttgcaacatacgtctaaaggcagatgaaacactcaaaacatacttctgaaacgtttgaaaaaaaaaacacctgaaaacacttgtaaCCATTGCAACGTATTGGtgaagcatatgcaacatccagataaaaacacttacaacatgcgtCTGAAAAAACACAGATAAAACATTGCTAAtagacatttgcaacatatgtgtacaaccattgcaacatatgtaatatCCCGATTTTATTTTGCAACAttcatttgaaacacttgcaacatacctctgaaacataaaaactcgaaacatacacttgcagcaTGGGCTTTCAGCAAAATATGGTAGCCAGGCGGGTGGAGCACGACACAACGGGATCCGGCTGTGCGGTCGCAGTGGAGAAGGAGGATGGCAGCGAGCTGGCGGCTGTGCAGCCCCCGCGCGAGCAGTTGCGCTACCCCGGTGATAGGGCGTACGCGGTGCCCACGGTGGAGGCAACAACCATAGTCGGGTGGTGCGGCCTCGCACGGCGAGCATGCCGCGGCGGTGCcggtgcggcggcggtggagaggaAGGCTAGCGGAAGGTGCGGTAAAGGGGGAGGCGTGCGGGAGCCGCGGCGGAGCCGGTCGCGGAGTGGA
This DNA window, taken from Miscanthus floridulus cultivar M001 chromosome 13, ASM1932011v1, whole genome shotgun sequence, encodes the following:
- the LOC136499304 gene encoding pentatricopeptide repeat-containing protein At1g22830-like; translated protein: MLQVYVSSFYVSEVTLLTIFLFREMIYSSAFPNDVTLLTMLSLSARFGHLCHGREMHCYIFKHGLGASNILQNSLVDMYSKSRQMTAAQRVFDQMQCQDRHAYTSLILGYGMQREGHLSLKLFDEMIANNIKVDHVTMVAVLSACSHSGLVTQGQLRFAEMFDVFCIAPRVEHFSCMVDLYCREGLLSMAEEIINKMPFQPTAAMLATLIEVCRIHGKTEVRDRAAKRMLAMRTNNPGHYKLIANMYISAKRWPELAKVRSLMSVMELNMIRTHSLLESEYDICPVEQDCCLNGSMHGRLSDDTTDTDFSSSEEVKCNEAFGG